A single region of the Montipora capricornis isolate CH-2021 chromosome 13, ASM3666992v2, whole genome shotgun sequence genome encodes:
- the LOC138029313 gene encoding U2 small nuclear ribonucleoprotein auxiliary factor 35 kDa subunit-related protein 2-like: MAAEEEESNDKVIKEREAQFKLSHKLFRRLVKKERRRQKRQQTAKKREQEELEEKWRIENDPILRAKLEAKEREEKKSLLEEEKERETQHRLWLEREVIAQERFRKKKEDEERKIREKQEQEERIKREWEEEQRREKEKEERKQKEIKAKEEAIFKELDKPSTAEKSDSWHNPLAPPVPERSYGTEQDTVNCSFYLKTGACRFGERCSRQHPRPSSSVTLMIPAMYNDIRLSQSMLDEADQDTSLEYDEKEAYENFKQFYEDTLPEFRKAGTVVQFKVCCNHEPHLRGNVYVQFSSEEECAKAFAIFNARWYASKQLSCEFSPVTKWKSAICGLFERNRCPRGKNCNFLHVYQNPRNEFSHRDELSPGRTPHNGRWSERSDRDWNREQRNRHRDMDRGRSREGDARYEAKHRKYRERDKSKERDHSRHRHHRRGNDKEHSRSEFYRKKERSKTRDTSSDEDSQSEKEEKRLHQRLSHDVNENVEMLIEIEEERHSHGSKENKMEKNRKRKHHSSHKPRHGHKDKKKHKYHSEQKKKKHRSRSSDSSSSDSDSD, encoded by the exons AGAAGTGGAGAATAGAGAATGATCCAATCTTAAG GGCCAAGTTGGAAgcaaaggaaagagaagaaaagaaaagcttacttgaagaagaaaaggagag GGAAACTCAACATCGCTTGTGGTTGGAGAGAGAAGTAATTGCTCAGGAGAGgtttcgaaagaaaaaagaagatgaagaacgaaaaataagagaaaaacaagaacaagag GAGAGAATCAAAAGAGAATGGGAAGAAGAACAGAggagagaaaaagagaaagaagaacgaaaacaaaaagaaattaaagcaaaagaG GAAGCCATATTTAAGGAGTTGGACAAACCATCAACTGCTGAG AAAAGTGATTCCTGGCATAATCCCCTTGCTCCCCCAGTACCTGAGAGATCTTATGGAACAGAGCAA GATACAGTAAATTGCTCATTTTATCTGAAGACTGGAGCCTGCAGATTTGGAGAAAG GTGTTCACGGCAACATCCAAGGCCATCATCAAGTGTCACATTGATGATTCCAGCTATGTACAATGACATCCGACTCTCTCAGTCCATGCTTGATGAAGCTGATCAAGATACCAGCCTAGAG TATGATGAAAAAGAAGCCTATGAAAACTTCAAACAGTTTTATGAAGACACACTTCCTGAGTTCAGAAAAGCTGGCACTGTTGTACAGTTTAAG GTTTGTTGTAACCATGAGCCACACCTCAGGGGTAATGTTTATGTTCAGTTTTCGAG TGAAGAAGAATGTGCCAAAGCATTTGCTATCTTTAATGCTCGATGGTATGCATCCAAGCAGCTCTCTTGTGAATTTTCGCCTGTTACCAAGTGGAAATCAGCAATTTGCG GACTGTTTGAAAGGAACCGCTGTCCCCGTGGAAAGAactgcaattttcttcatgtgtATCAAAACCCAAGAAATGAGTTCAGTCACCGAGATGAACTCTCCCCAGGCCGTACACCACACAATGGAAGGTGGTCTGAACGTTCAGACAGAGACTGGAACCGAGAACAGAGGAACAGACACAGAGACATGGACAGAGGAAGGTCACGAGAGGGTGATGCGAGATATGAGGCAAAACACAGAAAGTACCGAGAAAGGGACAAGAGCAAGGAAAGAGATCATAGTCGTCATAGGCATCATCGAAGGGGAAACGACAAAGAACACAGCAGGAGTgaattttacagaaaaaaagaaagatctAAGACCAGGGATACGAGTAGTGATGAGGACAGTCAAAGTGAAAAAGAGGAGAAACGATTGCATCAAAG ACTTTCCCATGATGTGAATGAAAATGTGGAAATGCTGATAGAAATTGAAGAGGAAAGACATTCACATGGATCAAAAGAGAACAAAATGgagaaaaacagaaagaggAAGCATCATTCGTCACACAAGCCTAGGCATGGGCACAAGGACAAGAAAAAACACAAATACCACagtgaacagaaaaaaaagaaacatcgaAGTAGAAGCAGCGACAGCAGTAGCTCAGACAGTGACAGTGATTAA